The proteins below are encoded in one region of Pomacea canaliculata isolate SZHN2017 linkage group LG7, ASM307304v1, whole genome shotgun sequence:
- the LOC112569542 gene encoding multidrug resistance-associated protein 1-like: MGTGRPQFCRDPLWNSSFYYNNGWPRLTDCFLNTVLVWVPCAFLWCPLPFYLVVLARKGEVTPLHVTWLNSAKTYFSFILSMVALLSLLQDFKLLTDSGSDVLPVVIYLASGLRLVTYLCTAFLTLHERRRHIITSGLQFVFWSLLALCDIVPLYTAIIEKVLNEY, translated from the exons ATGGGTACAGGCAGGCCGCAGTTCTGTAGAGATCCTCTATGG AATTCCAGTTTTTACTATAACAACGGTTGGCCACGTCTGACAGACTGCTTCCTCAACACGGTGCTGGTGTGGGTGCCATGTGCTTTCTTGTGGTGCCCTCTGCCCTTCTACCTGGTGGTGCTGGCCAGGAAAGGGGAAGTCACTCCACTTCATGTCACCTGGTTGAACTCGGCCAAGACG TATTTCAGCTTTATACTGAGCATGGTGGCGCTGTTGTCGTTGTTACAAGACTTCAAACTGTTGACGGACAGCGGCAGTGACGTGCTTCCGGTCGTCATCTACCTGGCCAGCGGCCTGCGGCTGGTGACGTAT TTGTGTACAGCCTTCCTGACACTGCATGAGCGGCGACGTCACATCATCACTTCCGGTTTACAGTTTGTCTTCTGGAGCTTGTTGGCGTTGTGCGACATCGTGCCTCTATACACAGCCATCATTGAAAAGGTTCTTAATGAATATTGA
- the LOC112567547 gene encoding multidrug resistance-associated protein 1-like, whose protein sequence is MNSAARRLAASGEIINLMSVDCQRIQDAMFFFVTWTTPLQVIIVVGVLYLYIGPSVFAGVIVLLLLVPLNSYISSCQKKLNISNLKFKDNRLRLTNDMLSGMRMVKMYAWEPSFEKMITELRSEETKVLLRMSYLNMFMGVCCYFAPFLVTLATFATFVEVSPDNHLDARRVFVSLSLLNLLRVPLNLLSIVIPMTVQSLVSVQRINEFLCCEDLDTNSVTCAADAADAISVRTGTFTWDKHYEPVLKNVDINIGVGSLVAVVGHVGSGKSSLISSLLGETEKISGEVTIKSSVAYVPQQAWIQNTTIRSNILFGKLFNEQRYQQVLRACALEPDLKILSAGDMTEIGERGINLSGGQKQRVSLARAVYSDSDIYLLDDPLSAVDSHVGKHIFTEVIGPNGLLRHKTRVLVTHGIHWLPMVDEIIVLSDNGISEKGNYDTLMSHDGPFARFLKLHLQQREDSEEEEDPDVSTLINKIREDVETATSDGATSGEDQTHLGCSTRRTSRWTGSKSSWMADSTKLNINTRHMEEDMLQKDNERLVQEETIEKGNVKWSVFLTYIRAAGALPFAASTFCSSSSFKAANSASGVFFYFLFCTVVTLVLSNFLIWVRTVVASKNLHSRLLARVLRSPMVFFDTTPVGRIINRFSRDIEAIDNIIPKNIHEFLSIGTMILVTIIVISISTPLFIILVIPVLILYYVIQSIYIPTSRQLKRMESVTHSPIYVHFSETISGGATIRAYGAVDRFIEEIKRRVDRNQSLYFTSLSAHRWMTMNLEIITNLIIFASVICSIITPGIGGGTLGFSVTYAMQLSEYLSWLVRQMSDLETNMVSVERVKEYSQLESEAPWTNPLRRPDPSWPERGRLLFSEYSTRYRPGLDLVLRDISFIVEAGQKVGIVGRTGAGKSSLTLSLFRLIEACNGYIIIDGVNIADIGLHDLRSRITILPQDPVLFSGTLRMNLDPLDQYSDDQIWKALETAHLKRFAEELPENLNHHVGEGGQRLSVGQRQLVCLARSLLRRTKILVLDEATAAVDMETDSLIQNTIREAFSTCTIITIAHRLNTIMDYDRILVLDDGLVKEYDSPHVLLANKKSIFYGMAKHSDLV, encoded by the exons ATGAACAGCGCCGCACGGCGACTGGCCGCCAGCGGGGAGATAATCAACCTCATGTCTGTCGACTGTCAACGCATTCAGGACGCCATGTTCTTTTTCGTCACTTGGACCACTCCTCTACAG GTTATCATTGTTGTCGGTGTCCTCTACCTCTACATCGGCCCCTCGGTCTTCGCCGGCGTCATCGTGCTTCTCCTTCTCGTCCCCCTCAACTCCTACATCTCAAGTTGTCAAAAGAAACTCAACATCAGTAACCTCAAGTTCAAAGACAACAGGCTTAGGCTGACCAATGATATGTTGAGTGGAATGAGG ATGGTAAAGATGTACGCATGGGAACCTTCCTTCGAGAAGATGATCACCGAGTTGAGGAGCGAGGAGACAAAGGTGTTGCTCAGAATGTCCTACCTGAACATGTTTATGGGTGTGTGCTGCTACTTCGCACCTTTCCTG GTAACCCTGGCCACGTTTGCAACATTTGTGGAGGTCTCCCCTGACAACCACCTGGACGCTCGGCGGGTGTTCGTGAGCTTGTCCTTGTTGAACTTGCTGAGAGTGCCTCTGAACCTTCTCTCCATCGTCATACCCATGACCGTTCAG TCTTTGGTGTCAGTGCAAAGGATCAACGAGTTTCTGTGTTGTGAAGACCTCGACACAAACAGTGTTACCTGTGCTGCTGATGCAG CCGACGCCATATCAGTCCGAACCGGAACGTTCACGTGGGACAAACACTACGAACCTGTCTTGAAAAA CGTCGACATCAACATCGGCGTCGGCAGTCTGGTGGCGGTAGTGGGTCACGTGGGAAGCGGAAAGTCGTCATTGATCTCGTCACTTCTCGGAGAAACCGAGAAAATATCAGGGGAAGTAACCATAAAG AGTTCTGTGGCTTACGTCCCTCAGCAAGCGTGGATACAAAACACAACGATACGGAGTAACATTCTCTTCGGGAAACTCTTCAACGAACAAAGATATCAACAGGTCCTGCGGGCATGCGCACTTGAGCCCGACCTGAAAATACTGTCTGCTGGAGACATGACTGAGATTGGTGAAAGG GGTATCAACCTCAGTGGGGGTCAGAAGCAGAGAGTGAGTCTGGCCCGCGCCGTGTACAGTGACAGCGACATCTACCTACTGGACGACCCGCTCAGCGCCGTGGACTCGCACGTGGGCAAACACATCTTCACCGAGGTCATCGGCCCCAACGGCTTGCTCCGACACAAG ACACGGGTGCTGGTGACACACGGCATCCACTGGCTGCCGATGGTTGACGAGATCATCGTGCTGTCCGACAACGGCATCTCGGAGAAAGGCAACTACGACACTCTCATGTCCCACGACGGACCCTTCGCTCGCTTCCTCAAGCTTCACCTGCAACAGAGGGAGGACtcggaggaagaggaagacccTGACG TCTCGACGCTCATCAACAAGATCCGAGAGGACGTAGAGACGGCGACTTCCGATGGCGCAACTTCCGGTGAAGATCAGACACACCTAGGCTGCTCTACACGCAG GACATCCAGATGGACAGGATCAAAATCATCGTGGATGGCGGattcaacaaaattaaatatcaaCACGCGCCACATGGAAGAAGACATGTTACAGAAGGACAATGAAAGGCTGGTGCAGGAGGAGACAATTGAGAAAGGAAAC GTGAAGTGGAGCGTGTTTCTCACCTACATACGAGCAGCGGGCGCTTTACCCTTCGCGGCATCCACATTttgttcttcttcctctttcaaaGCTGCCAACTCAGCCTCT ggggtttttttttattttttattttgtacagtcGTCACGCTGGTCCTGAGCAACTTCTTGATCTGGGTTCGAACGGTTGTTGCTTCCAAAAACCTTCACAGCAGACTTCTTGCTCGTGTACTGCGGTCACCGATGGTCTTCTTTGACACGACACCAGTTGGACGAATAATCAACAG attttcGCGTGACATAGAGGCGATCGACAACATCATTCCAAAAAACATTCACGAGTTCCTCTCTATTGGGACAATGATTCTTGTCACAATCATCGTCATCTCAATCAGTACACCCCTTTTCATCATCTTAGTCATTCCTGTCCTCATCCTGTACTACGTGATACAG AGCATCTACATCCCGACGTCCCGGCAGCTGAAGAGGATGGAGTCGGTCACTCACAGCCCCATCTACGTCCACTTCAGCGAGACCATCAGCGGCGGCGCTACCATCCGCGCCTACGGAGCGGTCGACCGCTTCATCGAGGAGATAAAACGACGGGTGGACAGAAACCAGTCCTTGTACTTCACTAGTCTGAGCGCACACAG GTGGATGACAATGAACTTAGAAATCATCACAAATCTTATCATTTTCGCTTCTGTCATCTGTTCCATTATCACTCCAGGCATTGGAGGAGGAACTTTGGGATTCTCTGTCACTTACGCGATGCAG CTCTCGGAATATCTGAGCTGGTTGGTCCGACAGATGAGCGACCTGGAAACAAACATGGTGTCAGTTGAGAGGGTGAAGGAATACTCACAGCTGGAGTCAGAG GCTCCATGGACTAACCCTTTGAGACGTCCAGATCCTTCTTGGCCCGAGAGAGGTCGTCTGCTGTTTAGTGAGTACAGCACGCGCTATCGACCCGGCCTTGACCTCGTGCTGCGAGACATCAGCTTCATTGTTGAGGCTGGTCAGaag GTTGGTATCGTTGGAAGGACAGGGGCAGGTAAATCCTCCCTGACGCTTTCTCTGTTCCGCTTGATCGAGGCCTGTAACGGCTACATCATCATCGACGGCGTCAACATCGCCGACATCGGGCTCCACGACCTGCGCTCTCGCATCACCATCCTGCCCCAG GATCCCGTGCTCTTCTCTGGCACCCTACGAATGAACCTTGACCCCCTGGATCAATACTCAGATGACCAAATATGGAAAGCTCTGGAGACTGCTCATCTTAAA CGTTTTGCAGAAGAGTTGCCAGAAAACCTGAACCACCATGTCGGAGAAGGGGGACAGAGGCTAAG CGTGGGTCAGAGGCAGTTGGTGTGTCTGGCCAGGTCGCTACTTCGCCGAACCAAAATCCTGGTCCTGGACGAGGCCACGGCCGCCGTTGACATGGAAACCGACTCCCTCATCCAGAACACCATCCGTGAGGCCTTCAGTACATGCACTATTATCACCATCGCACACCGCCTCAACACCATCATGGACTACGACAG